In Anguilla rostrata isolate EN2019 unplaced genomic scaffold, ASM1855537v3 scaf1072, whole genome shotgun sequence, the genomic stretch aaataaaaggttgGTTAAATGCAGTTAATATGTACCCTGGTCTGTGACAAAAATAAACCCCCCACATCCGCAATGACTTGGTGTGATGGTGAGTTCTCACAGTGAGGATGTCAGTGGGCCTGAGAACTTCCCCAAACAGCAAATCTTATTTACTATTGCAGTACAAAATTCTCttgaagatttttttgtgtgtgtgttcttggtCATTAAAGCTCCTTTAGATTTATGAATGACACTATAAACAGAGAGAGTGGCAGTTCATGATTTGaaaagtttaataaataattatttgaaaaagatTTGCATCACCAGAATGTGCACAAATCTCCCATTTGCCAGATAATAAACACATTCAGTGTGTTGATGGCCAGTGTTAATTAAGAACTGGAATGATTTTCAGCCTCTCCTGCCTTGGTCATTAAAAAGATTCACCTTTCAGGCCCGAGTTATTTAAGATAATCTCTCATGTACAGATAATTGCTAGGCagtataaatatgttatttaaatggAAGGGAATTTGGGAATTTTAATGGGTCATTGATAGGTACTATGTTAGCACAATAATAAAAACGTGTTTTCACAAATCTTAAAGTTCtttacatgcatataaatatggTGCATACATGATAGATAGAATGCTTCTGGATTTAAAAGGACTGacatttctttcttctctgtGATCACATCTCACAACATGATATCTGTAAAGGAATGACACTGCTTTGGTCATCCCAAGTGATTTACAGGGTCAAAAGGATAAGATACTGTCAGTGTAGATGAGAGGAAAGgaagaataaaatacaaaacatgaatattaacTCACATAACTGTGCcttaatgtaattataataagaGCATGTGCACATAAGAGCAACATGCTAACGTCATACTCATATGTACCCAGAGCATGTTAAAGGACATGACAACATTTTGAGCCAATACTGGATACTCATTGCTGACACCAATGAGTGGCATTATAACATATAGCATTGACAACCACTTCAATGTGTCAATTCCCTGTGCTTCACACCCAGCCAAAGATAGACTGCTACAGCGCCATCTGTAGGCAGATCCATTCAGTGAAGCAATTGTTGTAGTTTTGAATATGCAAgtcaaatatatttaacataatatataatataattataataagagCATGTGCACATAAGAGCAACATGCTAACGTCATACTCATACTCATGTACCCAGAGCATGTTAAAGGACATGACAACATTTTGGCCAATACTGGATAGTCATTGCCGACGCCAATCCAACATGGATTGTGTATGCATTTCAAACTACACTGAAGTCTCACATAATTAGTAGGCATTATAACGTATAGCATGGACAGCTTCATTAATCAGAAAATATCAAGGGCTGCAGGAAAGTGTTTCAgcttgaatatattttttcagtataaTACTGACTTAATACTGACAAAGCAAGCTGTGAGAGCATTGTAAATGTATAGTGCATCACTGTAAGAGCCAGTGCTTCAGTAATAAACCTGTCAGACaacttttatataaaaacataattcagCACATTCTGTTTCTGTTATTAAATTACCATAACTGTTGTCTTTTAAcgtcttaaaatgttttctcagtCTGTCGACATTCCCAGGGGAGTTCTATTTCTCATATTTTACTTGGTCAGGTTCACTAAAGGTTCCCTAAAGCATAAAGCACAGTCTACATATCTAGATATtgaccattttgaaaaaaagagtgATTCACCATCAACATTATATCACACTGCTGCCTGTTTTCACTTAGAGCAAGTCACTCCCCAAGTGCAGAGCTTAATTACCTGCCAGATATGTGTGTGACACTGAATAAATTGTCACAACTGTGTGATGCTGGTCCCAAACAATGTATGCCACCTCTGTAATATCCTTctttgaatgatttttattgTATAAGGTGAGCATCATGCATGTCTCTTCACGACAGGAAAGCTGCAGAAACCAGACATTTCTGTGGATAGATCTGTGCAGAACAGTAGGGTGGTTAACATTGCCTGTAAGACAAAGCTGGAAAGCCCCATATCTATCACTAATATCAGTTGTAACCTGTACATTGGAGACTCATCTGAGCCATTCAGAAGCACATGGACCACAAGTAAACCTGTTTGTGACTTTAAAGTGAATATCAGTGACCTGCAGAAGAGCAGGGAGGTGAGCTGTGATTGCAGTGTGAATACAGCCCCTCGTTCTCCTTCTCTACGCAGTGACAGAACCCTTGTAGTAGATAAGTCACTCTATAAATCTCAAGCATACTGGTACTAAATAAAGCTGAGTTTTGCCAGGTTGCCCTTGCActgttcaatttatttattgatttatttgttttgtctatGTTTGTTTAGCCACAGCATTGCATCCTGTACAGCAATTGTCGTGTAAGATATCATGAGCTTGCCAAGTATAATGTTTCCAGACCAAACTAACAATTGcccctcacactcacattaaCTTGATCTTCAAGTAGATGTACCTGTGACAAGCACTGCAATGTGTCAATTCCCTATGCTTCACACCCAGCCAAAGACACACTGTTACATAGCCATCTGTAGGCAAATCCATTCAGTGAAGCAATTGTCATAGTTGTGAATATGCAAGACAAGTAAATTTACCCTAACAAGCACATATAGTTCATTATACAGTTAATTTTTTGAATAATATCAATTTAAGTTATGTAATCTTTCATATATTCTCTCTTTATATCAAgttttactgtacataatttgccaaaatataaTTACGTTGCTTTGATCAGCTGAAAACATACTGGATGAGCGCATACATTCAGcactcattttaaatgatgtacCCAATATTGCTGTAATTCTCGCATGCTCCTACAGTGCCTTGGCCATAACTTCAGCTTGTTTTTATTAACCTTGCTATATCTTTTGTAGTTCCTACAGATTCATTATAAATTCGATTATGAATGGGCCCCAAGGAAAATCTTACTTCcatcaaagaaacaaaactgaagtggAAGTTTGTGGTCTGGTGCTGTATGAAAGTGTCTACAATACAGCTGTTTGAGTGGAAAATCAAGCATAACTGATGATTGAAACTAAATGGATCACTGAACTTTGCAGGTAAACTGCCAAAGGCAGAGTTACGTTTGAGTCCTGCAGTAATTTCCATAGAGGAATCAGTGATACTGAGGTGCAGCAGACCGAACTCTTCCCATGCATCCCACTGCACTTTCATCATTAATCAGAGAAGAGAGATCAGTGGCTCAGACTGTAATCGCTCAGTCACTAGAGCTGAGCTGCTCAGTGGGAGTCACAGCGCACGCAATGAGATCACCGTGAGATGTTTCTACAGActggaggaaggagggaaacCTGCTCTTCATAGTGACCCCTCCACAGTGACTGTGCTGGGTAAGAATTCATAATTCTGACATATAGAGTCTGAAATAGGACAGCAGGTGCTAAGGTCagttaatatataataaatagtcatttgtaaatgaatgtttctgaaaagaaatgcaagacagaaaaattataaataaatcattggggaactgtatgattgtgtgtgtgcgtgcatgcatgtgtgtacatttcagtctgGAAGCagttggacagtgacacaatttttgtctttttgactctatactccagcacattggatttgaaatgaaacaatgaagatAAAGGTTAAAGCACAGACTGCCAGTTTTAATGTTTGTCATACCAAAAGCCTGTTTCTGGCTTCCCATAGACCTAATGTTTCACTTATATAAAACTAACCCAAGCAATGTGCACATGGAGTAAGGGATGCAGCTCAGtcactccagctcctcctgccagATCCCTACAAGTAAAACCATCAGGATTCTCATGCACATTTAGCCACAAAGAACACAATCAGTAATGTGACcctgcaaatgcatttctctgCATGTTGTATTATTTATGTGTTCCAGATCTGAGGAAGCCCAATATCTCAGtctccacagaacacactgagacacacattCGCTGTGAAGCCCCTCCTGACATCACTGGAGCTATTTTCTTCCTGTACTACAACAGGAGTAGAACACATACTAAGAGCACCCAGGCTGGAACAGAAGAGCGAGCAGTCAGTTTCACTGTCCCCCGCagctctgactccactctgacATACTGCTGTAGTTATCAGTTTAAGGGCATCAACTCTAAACTGAGTGACTGTGCTGAAGCTAAGAACAAGGACCAGAGTGGAAGAACAAAGGACCAAAGTACCGtactcttcttttctctctgcagtttataaaccacacatgcacagttaATTCTCAACTTAAAAGACAAGCGCTTGTTGTATTTTGGTCCTTAGTCATTATAACTGGAGGTTATGCATTGACATTGACTACAGAagattttttcattgatttattcatccatttatttattcagatgtattaattcattattcatattcaAAAGCCCTCCTTTGATTTTCTATTAGGCCTATATGGCTGGAAACCCATTGCACTTCACATGTCCCATAAATGAGATGCCAGTTTATAATTTTGGCACTAGATAGAATGAGTGGAGTTAAGGCTGTTTACTATAAGAAGCTGCCCTGCTGCTCTGACCCCTGTAGATAAATTATCCCCTAagtgaaaatatattatttaaaatataaccaaATTTCATTAATGTTCATGTTCTTTCTGCCAAGAGTGAGATTGCTCAcctgaaattctttttttcccctgtttccAGGACCCACCACCCCAGACAACCCACACATAGGTAAATAAAAGTAGTTGCCAATCGTTATTTTATAGAGGTaaaccacacatgcacagttaATTCTCAACTTAAAAGACAAGCGCTTGTTGCATTTTGTTCCTTAGTCATTATAACTGGAGGTTATGCATTGATATTGACTACAGAagattttttcattgatttattaatccatttatttattcagatgtattcattcattattcatattcaAAAGCCCTCCTTTGATTTTCTATTATAGGGCTGGAAACCCTTTGCACTTGCCATGTCCCATAAATGAGATGCCAGTTTATAGTTGTGGCACTAAATAGAATGAGTGGAGTTAAGGCTGTTTACTATAAGAAGCTGCCCTGCTGCTCTGACCCCTGTAGATAAATTATCCCCTAagtgaaaatataatatttaaaatataaccaaATTTCATTAATGTTCATGTTCTTTCTGCCAAGAGTGAGATTGCTCAcctgaaattctttttttcccctgtttccAGGACCCACCACCCCAGACAACCCACACATAGGTAAATAAAAGTAGTTGCCAATCGTTATTTTATACaggtacaccacacatgcacagttaATTCTCAACTTAAAAGCCAAGCGCTTGTTGCATTTTGTTCCTTAGTCATTATAACTGGAGGTTATGCATTGAGCACTGCACGCTCAATACACTACTCACACAGTGAGCTCCCTTACCCCTCAAGCCCCTGCTGTGGAACCCCTATTTTGCCTTcgaaagagggggggaaacaaacccacgcttgcacacaaacaacagaaaggacaacaaaacttaaataaaactgaaagataACGGGGGATGTAGCATCGGCTGACGCCACACTGCCCAGCCAAGCTATaccccaaataaaaaataaaaatccccaGTCTGGCGCCCCGCTCGCACTTGCACTGCCTGGGTCTTCCATCCACCGCGTCTCAAGCCCCTCACCTTCCTGGGGGAGTTAGAGCAGCCTGTATCATACAATGGTCCTCCTCCTCTAAACTGAGTGGCTGTGCTGAAGCTAAGATCAAGGACCACAGTGGAAGAACAAAGGACCAAAGTACCGTACTCTTATTTGCTCTATGCGGTTTATGAATTCTCAACTTATAAGACCagtgtttattgtattttgctCCTCAGTCATTATAATTGGATGTTATGCATCAACTACGTAagatttattaattttgcaAAAGTCCTTTGATTTTCTGTTATACAGGTGTCCACTGTAGGAGTCCTTCTATCTCAATGAAGCACTCAGGTCAAGtagtttaaatataaaattcaatACCAAAATTTGCTCTCAGCATTGATCCACACTTCTAATGTGAGTGttagtttatttattgtctgtGTGGGGTGAGGTCAAGCGAAACTGCTCAAAGCGGTGGTCAGCATGAGTTACCACATCCGGCTCCATTAGCGTTAGCTGCGTAGCTGGGAGCACAGTGCGAGCAATGAGCTGGAggctgtacagacacacagtgtccACCCCTGCAGACAGAGGTGCATGAGGGGAACCAATATCGCTTCACTGTGACCGGGAGGGAGCTGATCCAGGGAACTGATCTGCCTCCCTCTGAGTCTCAGTGTTATTTCTACACAGAGGGGAGACAGCTGACTGAGACTCTTTCAGTCTGTGAACGGTCTGTCATTGGGTATGAGCTGCTCAGGGGAAGGGGTCAGTGCAGAAATCAAGATTTGAATGAGCTGCCAGTATATTGAGAACGTACAATGTACAATGTCAAGTTCCTGTACAGTGAAGATGCTATGGTAACCGTGCTTCATATATCAATATTACTCTGTTACTTCTTCATAGgcttttccttccttttttctttcactAATGAAACACTTCTAATGAAGACAGGAAGTAAAAACATTGTGTGTGGTCCAGACTGTAATTGTCAGTGTTGTTTGCTGATctgttcctttccttttctttcctttctcagAGTCAGCCAGGTTTCTGTGGCGACACATCCTCAGTGCTCTGGTCCTCTTGGCTGCTATTGGAATACTCATAGAATACTTCATCTCCCACACACCAACCACAGGTCTGTGCCTCAACTGTTCACCCATCATCAGCCAAtggaaatgtactttttaatcaGACATCTAATCTGAATCATACAAAGAAAGTCTTTATGTAAAACCTGCATCAAATATTCATAAGCACAACATAACTACTGcataaatattgataaaaacATAGTCATTCAATATGCTTTTATATATTGTGCTGTTACCACccacattatacattatattaccGTTACATTCTGTTTTGGTTAAAAGTACCAATGTAATAATGTTGACATAGTGACTATGAATGTGTTACACAGCTATTAAAAGTTTGTAAATGTCATGGTTccgtattttctgtttctgtttttccccatttGGCCGCCAGAtagcggcacttcagttttgtgttccAGTTCGTTCTCGCTCCCtatgttaattgtattattcgttttttggtttttattgatTATTCTATCATTGGTCCCAcatgtgtcttgttatcccctccttttctggtttgattgttctatGAGTTCACCAGTGTCTTGTTACCCTTGTCCATTTAAATTTGTTGTTTCCTGACTCAAGTTCTGGTTCCTTTcatttcatgtgtgtttctgcctgcagtttgacctgcttgtgtttctgactttgttGCTGCCTGTGCTTTTCTgacagtctgtgtctgtgtctgtgtctgtcctgcctgttctgttctacatgtttttggacttttggattttcttctgttcttggttttatttgtgtagtaaatgtctttgtttaaactttcttttaaagttcctgtgtttttccacCTATGGTAGGACCCgtgaatgaaagaatgaaagcaGCGACTGGCAGCACGCACTTCAGGGAGACTGATAATGTGATTAGATGATGGCTGCATAGTCAGTACTGCTGATGTATCAAATTTCAGCAACTGAAGCATTTTTATATGCTTAAGAATGTATCCATTGTTGGCTCTTATGGTAAATGTtgtattgtgtaaaaaaaaaaaaaaaaacgctttctaAAATTGTGCTGCTGCTTTCTTTGAATTTAATTCCTCCCTATGCAAGTGCATATATTAGTTgactaatttcattttcatgtgttttgtttcatatgctgcaggcaggaagaggagagggaatgAGAACACTGGGCAGTTTGGGGAGACATTGTGCTGAGACATGAGAGAGATGCGCCTGTCTACCTCTACAAATATATAGTATgcatacacaataaataaaaatatacataaaaccacacaaatacagaacatgtatatttataaacaaacataacatAGATACATAGTCACAAAGTGACATACTgttttaacttaaaataaagAGTGCTCTTAAATATTTACTACTGTAGTCTGTATTTCTGCGATGTCATTTCTAACTTGttttcatccatttaaaaatgtatgctctcaatttcatatttattacaaGCACTGTTGTGAACTACCCAAGTTGGTTTGTAATATTGttcttattttgttcttttgtccattatttttgtttcttgtagagcataaattgaaaaaaagactAAGCTCGtcataaaatatacacactCAATATTTGTTGGAAAAAGGGCTGCAagtttactcatttatttaatcttgtGCGTCAAATCAGAACTCTGTGCTCTTTTGCAGTGAAGACACAGATAATCAAATTGGGAATGCAAGGGATTGTTTAGCAAGTCAGATGTAGGGGATCAATTGGTTGCCAGAGAATCAATTTTTGGGGGATTTGAGCAGGACTCCAGGGTTATCACATCTACTCTTTTCAGTCTGGATGGTGACTTATTGTTTCATCTAAAGGATGGTAACCTCACCCAACACCATGAACCATTGAATTTATATTAGGTCCCCACAGGACTACCAACACCTTTCCAGCAGACATTTCCATTTCCCTGGAGGCCCGCATGCAAGTGCTAAGTAAACCTACaactgcttagcttcagcagatTGGCATGGGAAGGGTACAGGGTCATATGACTGCTGGCAAACATATGGTATATAATATCTGATTTTGACATAAAGAAAAGGCATTAGCAGCAGTGATTTAAGCATCAAAATAATAGTGtgccattatttttttacattttaatatgctggggctctaatccagagcaatgtaaaataagcacacacccacacatacattaaCACATTCAGTGATGAACGCCAACAGGCACAAACTATAACTAGTCAAACTATACTCATGTGAAGCATGACAAGGTCCAAGTGCTAAAGCTCATCAACAACAAATAATCCACCTGATGAATTcttgcaatgtaaatgtgttaGCTAGCTGTCTTGCTATCCTCTGAGGCTACAAGCTGAGATTTTTCCATATACTAAAATGACAGatcatctttttttcctctttcattgTCAGTCAAAATCCCCACTACATTTGTTCTTTCATTTATGGTGCAGGCAGAGATACATGCAGCTTGCACTatactgccatctgctggtggcGCCTGGCCCCACAGGCCCCTAACGAGAAGTTGTCAGTGGGCTTTGGCCTCACGGTTTCTCTTTCCATGGGGCTCCCGCCCCTTATCTCGCCCTGAGTTCAAAGATCGCTCCAGTCCTGTCCTTCGCTCCATGGTCATGGACTGTTTCAACCCTATTCCTCCCTTACCCTGGTCTTGCCGCTGTCTGGAGCTCCATATCCATCATccggctcctctaaactgcactgtTCTGAGCTATACCATTTGctcttctattattcctgttagctttcatctcagctgtaacctgcttaaccAAGTTTATTTGCTGTCTTTataccaggctggccagtggaggatgtgCTCCCCCTCAATAGcagggttcctctcgagatttcttctcATTGAGGAGTTTTTTTGCTGCCATTTGAGGGTTTACTTACAATTAcaattcagcagatgctcttatccagagtgactttccTAGATCACATTACTACATACAATCCATATACATGACTGGATATATTACTCAACCAATTTAGGCTCAGTACTTCGCTATATAAAATGGCAGAGTCCCAGCTGGGATTCGAACGCACAACCTTTTGAGTTGCAAGCCTAGTTCCCCCACCTAAAAGCTACATAAATGGCTTGCAACTTGCAACTGGCTGTGGTTTCTTGTCCCACCACAAAATGTACTTCCGTATTCACACGATCGGTCTGAGACAAGTATCTgctcttctttctttttgctcACTGTTGTGTTCCTCCTCTTTGAAATGCGGTCCCAGTTCTACACCACTCTGCTGCTGGCCTTTGCCATCCAGCTGGACTGTGAGTGAAAcaattatttctctcttttcttgttcctctttctcttcctgcgttctctgtctgtcacagtgGCCAGCAGTGACAGATCtgcagcagtttttttcttctagttCTCCGTGTCTTTGTGACAATGTGTTTATttccagtttcttttctttttcatctaaACTAATCACATTTCTTTATGTAGATTTTTAcaaatgttcacatttcagGCTGATCATGGCATTTGAGAGAAAGTTAACAATAAATATCTGGAGGACAGTTTTGATCAaactttaatttgtttcatttgcctTATGTTTGCCAGATTTCATACTGCATGCCGATGCTGAAGGTCAGTATAAAAGCCACAAATAGCATTATCCAAATTTATCATATTACCCTTCTGGTATCTGCAACCAAATTAGCGAGATGGTTCAATATGTTATCCAAGTTATTAGGTCAAGCAAAGGGATTCGTTGGTGCTTTATGTTACTATGATCTGTGTGCAAAGctaaatcattaaatatatgcTGGTCCATTTAAGATCGTAGGCGGATATATGACATATCCTCCTATGACCCGGCAATTCATTTCTGGGAGGGAATATGAGTCGCTGGTCTTAATCACAAAAAGCATATATTTTCTCATGAGGATATATTAATTActatatttcagctttttttgtaGTCAATCCTGTCTTTAACATTTAACtgaaacatgtactgtatagaTGTTCTGATTTTGAATGGCtggagatagacagacagagaatactgtaagacaggagaaataagaatgttttattgttatcaTCCTCTCAGATTTACAATTAGCAATGATATACtgtaatacatattttcattctattgtattttaattttgttgtgtATGTACGGTACCTTGCAGCAGACTCAAATGAGTATTTCTCAGGAAACTACTGCATGCGGTCTGAAACCACTGATAGGGTCACAGGAAATGTTTGTACAAACTTTTCATCAACAGGACTTAGAGCTAAGAGTTCATCGCATTCAAAGACCATTCATGATTTCACAAAAAAGCTTGACTGGGCCTCTTTCTACTTCAGGCAATGACATTAATAGAAAACATTATCTGTGGAAATGCAATAACTTCTTGAACGACAGATAGCAGCATTTATCATTGAGTTTTAGTATGTACTATAGTTAGTATTAATACATTAACTTTACATAACAGTAATGTGTTCAAGGACAGATAACAATTTgatttaaatcttttttgtgGTAAAAGGTAGAGAAAGTGGGGAGCACtataattatgcaaatgcagCATGTATTTTGATTTTTGACTGTTTTGATATTAAACATATTGCAAAGACAGGGAATTGTAGCTTGTTAAGCTTTAACTTTGACTGGATTTCTGTGGCAAAAGATTCTGTTTGCATGGTTATTAAAGAGGCTTCCCGCATTTCTATTGGTTCTTTGTATATCAgtaagaaaacagaaacaattgTAACTATACACTAAAGTTTTAAAATAGTATAAATACATAGTATGTGTAATAAAAGTACTATTTTACTTGTCGATATATGTATACCACTTTAGGCAGGGAGAGACTGCTCTcttaatactgtaaatattatttgttaagGCCTGATATTAACACACCTTTTAGGATTTTATGCAGTTCAGTATTTCtgctctgtgatgtgtgtgttctcttttcATAGACCTAAAGAAACCAGAGATTGGTGTGCAGAACACTGGTGGGGTGGTGGACCTGCTCTGTCAGATAAGGCAGGAACACCTCCCATCTGGCACTAACATCAGCTGTAACCTGTACATTGGAGACTCATCTGAGCCATTCAGAAGAACATGGACCAAAAATCAAGTCTGTTCCTTTGTTGTGAAACGGGATGACCTGAAGCAGTCTGTGGGGGCTACAGAAGTGAGCTGTGATTACTCTGTCCCCACATACCCCCGCTCTCCTTCCCCACGCagtgacaaaagaaaaatagaaggCGAGTAATTCTCTGTACTTACAGTTAGGAAAATACAGCCATAGGTCAGGGCGGGGcacgggaatggacccaaaagCAGACTGCCACAAACACAActccaaaatggggaaaacaaaagactttGAGTAAAAAGGGAACAGAGAGCCTCGTAGGGCGGTACTtacaaacaaaggaaaaaaaactccaaaactgcgggaaaacaaaaatacgaAAAACACAGAGAACGGAGTAGACAAGGAACAGGTAACAAAACCACACAGGTAACAGAACCAAAAACAGGCATACAGGCAGGAACAGAACCGCAAGAATCCAGCGCCTGagtgagggaagagggagacCTAAGTAGAAAGacacagacgagacacaggagggcacgatgaacaatcaggccacagagagggaagggaacacgagacaaaacgcAACTAATAATGAGATAattggaaacaataaaacaattaacagaacacaaagcagaggtgccgccatctggcggccgaacagagaacaacaaggggggaagacacagaaccctgacaccGTAAGGTTAAAATAACTGGTCTGTGTGTCATGAGAAGTTTGTCAGTCATTATTTGCCTCCTTTTATGcaatgtttcaaaatgtaaatctcACTCTCACAATCTGTTTTTTCAGGACTCTCTCCAGAGCCATCAACCTTTTCTAAAGCAggtacatacatttatatatgtgcTTTCTACTTGAAGAATTTTACATGGGTTTGGATTAGAAGATTTCAGCATTACAATATCACAGTAAACTATTATTCcatatataaaagaaaaaaaatgttttctgtatttGCTCTCCCAATTTGGACGGGTATTTATTTGTAGGCCAGATTCATTGCTGCAAGTCGGTTCAGGGCTAGCATGCACAGCCTCTGAAACTATGTAACCAGCAGCCACTTCTTTTAATCTGCACAGAC encodes the following:
- the LOC135247109 gene encoding uncharacterized protein LOC135247109 isoform X2 encodes the protein MPSRLSFLLLLVVILLESKLPKAELRLSPAVISIEESVILRCSRPNSSHASHCTFIINQRREISGSDCNRSVTRAELLSGSHSARNEITVRCFYRLEEGGKPALHSDPSTVTVLDLRKPNISVSTEHTETHIRCEAPPDITGAIFFLYYNRSRTHTKSTQAGTEERAVSFTVPRSSDSTLTYCCSYQFKGINSKLSDCAEAKNKDQSGRTKDQKSARFLWRHILSALVLLAAIGILIEYFISHTPTTGRKRRGNENTGQFGETLC
- the LOC135247109 gene encoding uncharacterized protein LOC135247109 isoform X1, whose amino-acid sequence is MPSRLSFLLLLVVILLESRCGHADAQGKLPKAELRLSPAVISIEESVILRCSRPNSSHASHCTFIINQRREISGSDCNRSVTRAELLSGSHSARNEITVRCFYRLEEGGKPALHSDPSTVTVLDLRKPNISVSTEHTETHIRCEAPPDITGAIFFLYYNRSRTHTKSTQAGTEERAVSFTVPRSSDSTLTYCCSYQFKGINSKLSDCAEAKNKDQSGRTKDQKSARFLWRHILSALVLLAAIGILIEYFISHTPTTGRKRRGNENTGQFGETLC